In Synechococcales cyanobacterium T60_A2020_003, the sequence GGCACGCCCGCCGGAGAGATCGTCGGTCTTTCGGACAAAATTGTGTCTGACCTAAACGGATTTGTGCGCGAACCGGATAGCCGCAATGTCGAGTATACGACCGCTCCGTTTACAGGGTATGAACGGTTGTTGTGTGCGCTGGTGCAACCCCGACAGCAGTTACGGGCGTATCTGCATCAACTGGGAGACTATACGCTGATTCCCGGCAGCACTCTTTCTCTGGGGGACAGCCGCCACTTTTACCGATCTGATCCCAAGAATCCCTATCACGCCTACATTGAGCAGACCTATGGCACCAAGGTAGTCACGGCGAGCATCCATATCAATATTGGCATTAGTGATCCGGAAACCTTGATGCGCGCCTGTCGCTTAGTCCGGGTGGAAGCACCGCTCTATCTGGCACTCAGTGCGGCATCTCCGTTTTTAGATGGTACTGTCACGGGTCAGCATTCTAGCCGCTGGAGCGTGTTTCCCAAAACCCCTGCCCATGTGCCCCTCTTTGAAAGCCATGCCCACTTTATCGACTGGACAGAGGCGCAATTAGCGGCAGGCACGATGCAGAACGTGCGCCATCTTTGGTCGTCCGTCCGTCCGAATGGCGATCGCCGTCCCTATTGCCTCAATCGTTTAGAGCTGCGTATTTGCGATCTCGTTACCGATCCCATTGCACTCCTGGCGATTACCGCCCTTCTTGAAGCTCGCATCCTGCAAACAATTGAGAATCCCGATCTCGATCCCCTTGT encodes:
- the gshA gene encoding glutamate--cysteine ligase produces the protein MLLSKGFEVEMYTGTPAGEIVGLSDKIVSDLNGFVREPDSRNVEYTTAPFTGYERLLCALVQPRQQLRAYLHQLGDYTLIPGSTLSLGDSRHFYRSDPKNPYHAYIEQTYGTKVVTASIHINIGISDPETLMRACRLVRVEAPLYLALSAASPFLDGTVTGQHSSRWSVFPKTPAHVPLFESHAHFIDWTEAQLAAGTMQNVRHLWSSVRPNGDRRPYCLNRLELRICDLVTDPIALLAITALLEARILQTIENPDLDPLVMSALPSRTRADDLVTLTDENETAAAHHSLDATLRHWKDGSPISTQTWIETLYQEVWPTAKQAGFSCFLSPLKKILREGNEAQRWLKDYEQGLDVPTVVQHAIQATLDQELAIASQICEPRVA